One stretch of Spiroplasma mirum ATCC 29335 DNA includes these proteins:
- a CDS encoding MupG family TIM beta-alpha barrel fold protein gives MLGISIYVNKTSLQENIAAIRLVKKNKISMLFFPTRDFPNFINNPELIQLIFCGQEQNFEVGLEISKYNFNYQQLQKLNPTTIWLDNSFSLIEIINIIDTFPGKIQILAIVIQNLIKGWNKRNF, from the coding sequence ATGTTAGGAATTTCAATTTATGTAAATAAAACTAGTTTACAAGAAAATATTGCAGCTATTAGGTTAGTAAAAAAGAACAAGATCTCAATGCTCTTTTTTCCTACCCGTGATTTCCCTAATTTTATTAATAATCCTGAGTTAATCCAGTTAATTTTTTGTGGACAAGAACAAAATTTTGAAGTTGGTCTCGAAATATCCAAGTATAATTTTAATTATCAACAATTACAAAAATTAAACCCCACCACCATTTGGTTAGATAACAGTTTTTCATTAATTGAAATTATTAATATTATTGATACTTTTCCGGGTAAAATTCAAATTTTAGCTATTGTTATCCAAAACCTTATAAAGGGATGGAACAAACGGAATTTTTAA
- a CDS encoding phospho-sugar glycosidase domain-containing protein, translated as MEQTEFLTRTLILQKYGINLTIFLLAISETNRADTECFPTIKDFHHFSLYLQLQWFKYFGINNFIVANKKINHKEITLLTRVDTLAPTEFLFKISLLGFSDRAKTLLLHKTFFVDWNSNQYLVRLVESSNFNKNNDKIMTWNNRNLIVDHYALLVDNYLYGRYSREIYFTKRKINIDEKTNYLANCTNFQVLIDLLLKPPSKIMFIAEN; from the coding sequence ATGGAACAAACGGAATTTTTAACACGGACATTAATTTTACAAAAATATGGGATTAATTTAACAATTTTTCTATTGGCTATTAGCGAAACTAACCGAGCGGATACTGAATGTTTTCCAACAATTAAAGACTTCCACCACTTCTCACTTTATTTACAACTGCAATGGTTCAAATATTTTGGGATAAATAATTTTATTGTTGCCAATAAGAAAATTAACCACAAAGAGATTACGCTCTTAACCAGGGTTGATACTTTAGCACCAACGGAATTTTTATTTAAAATTTCTTTATTGGGATTTTCTGACCGGGCAAAAACGCTCTTATTACATAAAACCTTTTTTGTTGATTGAAATAGCAATCAATATTTAGTAAGATTGGTGGAAAGTAGCAATTTTAATAAAAATAATGATAAAATAATGACATGAAATAATCGTAACTTAATAGTTGACCATTATGCCCTATTAGTTGACAATTATTTATACGGAAGATATAGTAGAGAGATTTATTTTACCAAGAGAAAAATTAATATTGATGAAAAAACTAACTATTTAGCAAACTGTACTAATTTTCAAGTTTTAATTGATTTGTTGTTAAAACCACCAAGTAAAATAATGTTTATCGCTGAAAACTAA
- a CDS encoding lipoprotein has product MKKIISWLVSLTLIGTVTNSLVSCTGVDPFGGGGDQPTPSPIPHDVKYYQNLITRTMQRINSIEKSIKEFAQHKKDPNWFPTPADYQKTIDFMYISLYQNVVTFNDAGYQILFITNNGVFSDQTKILVKWYLENELLALNQQYNLEKKYQDDFSQDKLKTLLITINEVKKLINNLQLTRSTN; this is encoded by the coding sequence ATGAAAAAAATTATTAGCTGGTTGGTTTCTTTAACATTAATTGGAACTGTTACTAATTCGCTTGTTAGCTGTACGGGTGTTGATCCGTTTGGGGGTGGAGGTGATCAACCGACACCCAGTCCAATTCCGCATGATGTTAAATATTATCAAAATTTAATTACCAGAACGATGCAACGAATTAATAGTATCGAAAAAAGTATTAAAGAATTTGCGCAACATAAAAAGGATCCCAATTGATTTCCAACCCCTGCTGATTATCAAAAAACCATTGATTTTATGTATATTAGTCTTTATCAAAATGTTGTCACTTTCAATGATGCTGGATACCAAATCTTATTTATTACTAATAACGGAGTTTTTTCGGACCAAACCAAAATCTTAGTTAAATGATATTTAGAGAATGAATTATTAGCTTTAAATCAACAATACAATTTAGAAAAAAAATATCAGGATGATTTTTCTCAAGATAAACTAAAAACTTTATTAATCACCATTAATGAAGTGAAAAAACTTATTAATAACTTACAACTTACAAGATCAACTAATTAA
- a CDS encoding Mbov_0395 family pilin-like conjugal transfer protein: MNLLLHTLNLLSDNPAPPNPSDILATVKPWVNMALGIIFGLLGLFCSVKCAIIGFHIAKAADNPEMRSEYVRSLVWPIIGLLSAVLVPTIVSVILSQISGPSFVS; encoded by the coding sequence ATGAATTTACTATTACATACCTTAAACCTACTGAGTGATAACCCGGCCCCACCCAATCCAAGTGATATTTTAGCAACAGTAAAACCATGAGTAAATATGGCTTTAGGGATTATTTTTGGGTTACTAGGACTATTTTGTTCAGTTAAATGTGCAATTATTGGATTTCATATTGCCAAAGCAGCTGATAATCCTGAAATGCGTAGTGAATATGTGCGCTCGTTAGTTTGACCAATTATTGGATTGTTATCTGCTGTTTTAGTACCAACGATTGTTAGCGTAATCTTAAGTCAAATTTCGGGACCATCATTTGTTAGCTAA
- a CDS encoding Mbov_0396 family ICE element transmembrane protein: MGDIFKEALYEVLWGVFVMGPLQLINVFTYVLDYLSGGFITTILFGNQNNFDFNQLPQQFWIFLIIAIAVFAVIFCIQIMIIQFKEHAESKKKFLQCLLNSGKAIIFMFLIPIFFFVANFCIAQFTKTIDNSFGNKGSIADYLWHLGDPNWDGTINYTPSDYGLPDNILDYNMTVEIFGSLFMVAIVMLVGFMVIQKIIELFFLFIISPIVMITMVLDDGKKVFVWKDMVIAKFLASSSAIIGFDLFMTITHLILKTNLSGLDAKPFARQLLLILIICGGGVATYEFSNIINSLVGEHMGASFGLNTFRAMTGGLTSAWNPATLPRHLGKIPGMYRTAKKGHDFLMNSGDSKRREENDQARRTWQNANVGTRHRNTIPGLNGNHHDD, encoded by the coding sequence ATGGGAGACATTTTTAAAGAAGCCCTCTACGAAGTGCTCTGGGGAGTATTCGTGATGGGGCCGTTACAATTAATTAATGTTTTTACCTATGTTCTAGATTATTTATCTGGAGGTTTTATCACTACAATTTTATTTGGTAATCAAAATAACTTTGATTTTAACCAATTACCCCAACAATTTTGAATTTTTTTAATTATTGCAATTGCAGTATTTGCTGTTATTTTTTGTATTCAGATTATGATTATTCAATTTAAAGAGCATGCCGAAAGTAAAAAGAAATTTTTGCAATGTCTCCTCAATTCAGGAAAAGCAATCATTTTTATGTTTTTAATTCCTATTTTCTTTTTTGTTGCTAATTTCTGTATTGCTCAGTTTACCAAAACAATTGATAATTCTTTTGGGAATAAAGGTTCAATTGCGGATTACTTATGACATTTAGGTGATCCCAATTGGGATGGAACTATTAATTATACCCCTAGCGACTATGGTCTCCCTGATAATATTCTTGATTATAATATGACCGTGGAAATTTTTGGGTCATTATTTATGGTAGCGATTGTAATGTTAGTTGGTTTTATGGTTATTCAAAAAATTATTGAATTATTTTTCTTATTTATTATTTCCCCAATTGTGATGATTACAATGGTCTTAGATGATGGCAAAAAAGTTTTTGTTTGAAAAGATATGGTCATTGCTAAATTTCTTGCCTCCTCATCCGCAATTATTGGTTTTGATTTATTTATGACGATTACCCATTTAATTTTGAAAACAAATCTTTCCGGCTTAGATGCAAAACCATTTGCCCGCCAACTATTATTAATTCTAATTATTTGTGGCGGTGGGGTGGCCACTTATGAATTCTCAAATATTATTAATTCTTTAGTTGGTGAACATATGGGGGCTTCTTTTGGTTTGAATACTTTTCGAGCTATGACTGGTGGGTTAACCTCAGCTTGAAACCCAGCAACCTTACCGCGCCATTTAGGAAAAATTCCAGGGATGTACCGGACTGCCAAAAAGGGTCATGATTTCTTAATGAATAGCGGCGATAGTAAACGAAGAGAAGAAAACGACCAGGCTCGTCGGACATGGCAAAATGCCAATGTGGGAACGCGCCACCGTAATACTATTCCTGGTCTTAATGGTAATCATCATGATGATTAA
- a CDS encoding VirD4-like conjugal transfer protein, CD1115 family: MKEWFKKRKWMILFLSIGLWVFIFIMLLGYAVFYDLAHNKTVNFKDIEQILTTNQNNFLTIYGAIVGGVYLIFALFLLIFKYHIRYEFVGKTHDKTYGSAEWLSVKHLNKNYDLVNLMHAGDKYGVVANSFTGKNKNFMANIRKETHTMVVAGTRSGKTQGVVIPTLQLFAQSDIKPGVIISDPKGELFETNSKVFADNGYRVLKLDLRSPELSVGWNPLTLIYQAWVTGCELERKYKDSNGMDQESSKYYYWQQKAQDYLSDICTTLYPWSDPKDRFWQESASGAVKGILLAILYDMRENNSFDEKKFNLASVIPIINNKDKLFNYFKKLDISHPARIAISGLLDGAKETTGSILQSIKTGLEKFSDPILRTLISKNELDLQTLTNCPTAVFLVVPDDRTDRHIFASLFISQSYKILIEQASLANRKLEKPFYYILDEFANIPKIPDMGAKISVSGGRNIWWVLIIQDKPQLVDKYGENMARTINNNCSMHIFLQTMDIETAKYYSEIIGERTIVSKSRSNQVLLEKKQASGTRSLSGVSLIKPADLMQLPSGHAVVVYSKEKPLKAKLMPMWKSPCYAMGKVADQESVPLTDEIFGKDYVYILSAENDDASSDSGGRGANQTMELLLEKEKLIKVEGKAIEIEEILINEEIDPRILKSLTEKIEEIYDLTK; the protein is encoded by the coding sequence ATGAAAGAATGATTTAAAAAACGAAAATGGATGATTTTATTTCTTAGTATTGGTCTATGAGTTTTTATCTTTATAATGCTATTAGGATATGCGGTGTTCTATGATTTAGCTCATAATAAAACCGTTAATTTTAAGGATATTGAGCAAATTTTAACAACTAACCAAAATAATTTTTTAACAATCTATGGCGCAATCGTTGGGGGAGTATACTTAATATTTGCCTTATTCTTATTAATTTTTAAATATCATATTCGTTATGAGTTTGTCGGAAAAACCCATGATAAAACATATGGGTCGGCAGAATGATTAAGTGTAAAACACTTAAATAAAAATTATGATTTAGTAAATTTAATGCATGCTGGTGATAAATACGGAGTTGTTGCTAATTCTTTTACCGGTAAAAATAAGAATTTTATGGCTAATATTCGTAAAGAAACCCATACAATGGTTGTCGCCGGAACTCGGAGTGGGAAAACGCAGGGGGTTGTTATTCCAACCTTACAATTATTTGCCCAATCGGATATTAAACCAGGAGTTATTATTTCCGATCCCAAAGGAGAACTATTTGAAACTAACTCTAAAGTTTTTGCGGATAATGGCTATCGAGTTTTAAAGTTAGATTTACGAAGTCCAGAATTATCAGTCGGTTGAAACCCCCTAACATTAATTTATCAAGCCTGGGTGACGGGGTGTGAATTAGAACGCAAATATAAAGATAGTAATGGGATGGACCAAGAGTCATCCAAATATTATTACTGGCAACAAAAAGCCCAAGATTACTTATCAGATATTTGTACTACTTTATACCCATGAAGTGATCCGAAGGATCGGTTTTGACAAGAATCAGCGAGTGGAGCTGTCAAGGGAATTTTGTTAGCAATTTTATATGATATGCGTGAAAATAACAGTTTTGATGAAAAAAAATTTAACCTTGCTTCAGTCATTCCAATTATTAATAACAAAGATAAATTATTTAATTATTTTAAAAAATTAGATATTTCCCATCCTGCACGGATTGCCATTTCGGGGCTATTGGATGGGGCGAAAGAAACAACCGGTTCAATTTTGCAAAGTATTAAAACAGGGTTAGAAAAATTTAGTGACCCGATTTTAAGAACCCTAATTAGTAAAAATGAATTAGATTTACAAACCTTAACTAATTGTCCAACTGCTGTTTTCTTAGTTGTTCCCGATGACCGGACAGATCGTCATATTTTTGCCAGCCTTTTTATTTCTCAATCGTATAAAATTTTGATTGAACAAGCTAGTTTAGCGAACCGAAAATTAGAAAAACCATTTTATTATATTTTAGATGAGTTTGCTAATATCCCAAAAATTCCCGACATGGGAGCAAAAATTTCAGTTTCCGGGGGGCGAAATATCTGGTGAGTATTAATTATTCAAGATAAACCACAGTTAGTTGATAAATATGGTGAAAATATGGCCCGAACAATTAACAATAACTGTAGCATGCATATTTTCTTACAAACAATGGATATTGAAACGGCAAAATATTATTCAGAAATTATCGGGGAACGCACAATTGTTTCGAAATCACGGAGTAACCAAGTTTTATTAGAAAAAAAACAAGCAAGTGGAACCCGCTCCTTATCAGGAGTTAGTTTAATTAAACCAGCTGATTTAATGCAACTGCCATCGGGTCATGCTGTTGTGGTATATTCTAAAGAAAAACCATTAAAAGCGAAATTAATGCCAATGTGAAAATCACCGTGTTATGCAATGGGAAAAGTTGCTGATCAGGAATCTGTTCCCTTGACAGATGAAATTTTTGGGAAAGATTATGTTTATATCTTATCAGCCGAAAATGACGATGCTTCTAGTGATAGTGGCGGTCGGGGTGCTAACCAAACCATGGAATTATTACTAGAAAAAGAAAAACTTATTAAAGTTGAGGGAAAAGCAATTGAGATTGAAGAAATTTTAATCAATGAAGAAATTGATCCTCGAATATTAAAAAGTTTAACGGAAAAAATTGAAGAAATTTATGATTTAACTAAGTAG